A genomic window from Algoriphagus sp. Y33 includes:
- a CDS encoding superoxide dismutase: protein MAFELPSLPYATTALEPHIDAKTMEIHHGKHHNGYVTNLNNAIAGTDLESKSLEELLQVAGSNTAVRNNGGGHYNHSLFWKIMSPTGGGAPTGDLSNAINAKFGNFDAFKEVFNKAAATRFGSGWAWLILTAAGTLEVVSTANQDNPLMDVAEIKGTPIIGLDVWEHAYYLNYQNLRPSYIAAFWNVINWDQANTNYSEALKK from the coding sequence ATGGCTTTCGAACTTCCATCTTTACCTTACGCCACTACGGCTTTGGAACCGCACATTGATGCAAAAACCATGGAAATCCACCATGGTAAGCACCACAATGGATATGTAACTAATCTAAACAATGCGATCGCCGGAACTGACCTGGAGAGCAAATCGTTGGAGGAATTGCTTCAAGTAGCTGGGTCAAATACAGCGGTAAGAAATAATGGCGGTGGTCATTATAACCACAGCCTATTCTGGAAAATCATGTCACCGACAGGTGGAGGAGCACCGACTGGCGATTTGTCAAATGCCATCAATGCCAAGTTTGGCAATTTTGATGCATTCAAAGAAGTATTTAATAAAGCAGCAGCTACCAGGTTCGGTTCTGGCTGGGCATGGTTGATTTTGACTGCTGCTGGTACACTCGAGGTAGTATCCACCGCAAATCAGGACAATCCTCTTATGGATGTGGCTGAGATCAAAGGAACTCCAATCATCGGATTGGATGTATGGGAACATGCTTATTACCTGAATTATCAGAATTTGCGCCCGAGTTACATTGCAGCATTTTGGAATGTGATCAATTGGGATCAGGCAAATACAAACTATAGTGAAGCTTTGAAAAAATAA